The Candidatus Eremiobacterota bacterium genome has a segment encoding these proteins:
- a CDS encoding nucleotidyltransferase domain-containing protein — MKDTDYRIARELKEKILRVAPVLDFKVFGSRARGDADDDSDMDIFIELSTCDRELRKKISHATWETGFENGIVITALLFTRHELENTPVRAAPIVKAINQEGVKI, encoded by the coding sequence ATGAAAGATACTGATTACAGGATTGCCCGGGAGCTCAAGGAAAAAATTCTGAGAGTGGCACCTGTTCTCGACTTCAAGGTCTTTGGGTCGAGAGCCCGTGGTGATGCTGATGATGATTCTGATATGGACATATTTATTGAGCTTTCCACCTGTGACAGGGAACTCAGAAAAAAGATATCCCATGCAACCTGGGAGACGGGCTTTGAGAACGGCATAGTGATCACTGCCCTTCTATTTACCCGCCACGAGCTTGAAAATACCCCGGTGAGAGCGGCCCCGATTGTGAAAGCAATAAATCAGGAGGGCGTAAAGATTTGA
- a CDS encoding HEAT repeat domain-containing protein: protein LKPNFFQESVSNLLTCSDPTAGPVFLQALNDPSHRVRSIACISIGNISYKPAIPVLKRLISDPEPDVRASACCALGEMDDTASEHELLKAATDNEVNVRYEAARALLRIGNPKGCLVLEEMLAKKESPWYLKQRDFFKEVRHVLKGDGK from the coding sequence ATCTCAAACCTAATTTCTTTCAAGAAAGTGTCTCAAATCTATTGACATGTTCCGATCCCACCGCCGGACCCGTTTTTTTGCAGGCTCTCAATGATCCTTCCCACAGAGTCCGCAGCATTGCATGCATTTCAATAGGAAATATAAGCTACAAGCCTGCAATCCCCGTATTAAAGCGCCTCATAAGTGATCCAGAGCCCGACGTGCGTGCAAGTGCATGCTGTGCTCTCGGGGAAATGGATGACACAGCATCAGAACATGAACTGTTAAAAGCCGCAACGGACAACGAGGTAAATGTGCGATATGAAGCGGCAAGGGCACTGCTTCGCATCGGCAATCCAAAGGGCTGCCTTGTTTTGGAAGAGATGCTTGCAAAGAAAGAGTCGCCCTGGTATCTCAAGCAGCGCGATTTTTTCAAAGAAGTCCGCCATGTATTGAAAGGCGATGGAAAATAA